A stretch of Desulfurivibrio alkaliphilus AHT 2 DNA encodes these proteins:
- a CDS encoding efflux RND transporter permease subunit: MTGSRWIIPALNRPRLTITLLVLFALGLATMLPRITVDTNPENMLAADEPVRLFHNQVKEEFTLHDMVVLGIVNEDHPDGVFTPEILSRVLELSRFAQDLRDPDHPEHRVVTRYVLAPDVVDSIRQDGPGQIRFEWLMPSAPGTREEALAIRDRALDNPMLRGTLVSEDGQALAIFLPLSTKDYAFEVRRALLDKIDQFGAVPESYHITGLPVAEETFGVEMFMQMAISAPLAMLAIFLLMLFFFRKFSMVIAPMIVALLAVISTMGLLIGTGHTVHIMSSMIPIFLMPIAVVNSIHILSVFFDKYPQIRDREQTLKEVMDELFVPMIFTSLTSAVGFASLALTPIPPVQVFGLFVAIGILIAWLTTILLVPAYIMLLKPARLADLAAPPAQGGEAEPAGKSLLDRHLGWMGNFTYRRARLIIGLSFLALGLAAWGISLIQVNDNPVKWFTEKHSIREADRVLNHHFAGTYEAYLVLEATEQAVPEPATLATELWEAMWEDYAHPSRVPCDTVLDPPEWWTLQARYEAENLAKVVSDVDEFFRRLEDKWEDRLFAAEDDENYDFWLDALDRLGEMQGRGEIFKQPEVLAWLVELEEHLSAAGTVGKSNSLTSLVRKIYQELLGGEPEDYRLPESAAGVAQTLMAFQNSHRPDDLWHLVTPDFRRANVWLQLRDGDNKVMEQTLADLEEFLAANPPPVELHHAWAGNTYINVIWQDKMVYGMLWAFLGSFVVIFLMMTLLFRSPLWGMLAMVPITVTVAFIYGLIGFIGKDYDMPVAVLSSLTLGLAVDFAIHFLQRSRQAYRRRQQEAAALAEATPVSATPAAKTAPAATPETLWEKARRDVFAEPARAISRNAIVVSVGFMPLLAAPLVPYKTVGFFLAAIMAVSGLATMYMLPAAVKLLTKQLFKR, translated from the coding sequence ATGACCGGAAGTCGATGGATTATTCCCGCCCTTAACCGCCCGCGCCTGACCATCACCCTGCTGGTGCTTTTTGCCCTGGGGCTGGCCACCATGCTGCCCCGCATCACGGTGGACACCAACCCGGAAAACATGCTGGCCGCCGACGAGCCGGTACGCCTGTTCCACAACCAAGTCAAAGAGGAATTTACCCTGCATGACATGGTGGTGCTGGGGATTGTCAACGAGGACCATCCCGACGGGGTCTTCACCCCGGAAATTTTAAGCCGGGTGCTGGAGCTTTCCCGTTTTGCCCAGGATTTACGCGACCCCGACCATCCGGAGCACCGGGTGGTCACGCGCTACGTGCTGGCACCCGATGTGGTGGATTCCATCCGCCAAGACGGCCCAGGCCAGATCCGCTTTGAATGGTTGATGCCCTCTGCCCCCGGCACCAGGGAAGAGGCCCTGGCTATTCGGGATCGCGCCCTGGACAACCCCATGCTCCGGGGTACCCTGGTCTCGGAAGACGGCCAGGCGCTGGCCATCTTCCTGCCGCTGAGCACCAAGGATTACGCCTTTGAAGTGCGTCGCGCCCTGCTTGATAAAATCGACCAGTTCGGGGCCGTCCCGGAAAGCTACCATATCACCGGGCTGCCGGTGGCCGAAGAGACCTTCGGGGTGGAGATGTTCATGCAAATGGCCATCTCCGCCCCCCTGGCCATGCTGGCCATCTTCCTGCTGATGCTTTTCTTTTTTCGCAAGTTCAGCATGGTCATAGCCCCCATGATCGTGGCCCTGCTGGCGGTGATCAGCACCATGGGGCTGCTCATCGGCACCGGCCACACGGTGCATATCATGAGCTCCATGATCCCCATTTTTCTGATGCCCATCGCGGTGGTCAACAGCATCCATATTCTTTCGGTCTTTTTCGACAAGTATCCGCAGATCCGGGACCGGGAGCAGACCCTGAAAGAGGTGATGGACGAACTGTTCGTCCCCATGATTTTCACCTCCCTGACCTCGGCGGTGGGCTTTGCCTCCCTGGCCCTGACCCCCATCCCCCCGGTCCAGGTATTCGGGCTTTTTGTGGCCATCGGCATCCTCATCGCCTGGCTGACCACCATCCTGCTGGTGCCCGCCTACATCATGTTGCTGAAACCGGCCCGGCTGGCTGATCTGGCCGCCCCGCCGGCCCAAGGGGGAGAGGCCGAGCCGGCCGGCAAATCGTTGCTGGATCGCCATTTGGGCTGGATGGGGAATTTTACCTACCGGCGGGCCCGGCTCATCATCGGCCTAAGTTTCCTGGCCTTGGGGCTGGCGGCCTGGGGAATCAGCCTGATCCAGGTTAACGACAACCCCGTTAAATGGTTCACCGAAAAACACTCCATCCGCGAAGCCGACCGGGTGCTCAACCACCATTTCGCCGGCACCTACGAGGCCTACCTGGTGCTGGAGGCAACCGAGCAGGCGGTGCCGGAACCGGCGACCCTGGCCACCGAGCTGTGGGAGGCCATGTGGGAAGACTATGCCCACCCCAGCCGGGTGCCCTGCGATACCGTCCTTGACCCCCCCGAGTGGTGGACCCTGCAAGCACGCTATGAAGCGGAAAACCTGGCCAAGGTAGTGAGTGATGTGGACGAGTTTTTCCGCCGCCTGGAAGACAAATGGGAAGATCGCCTGTTTGCCGCCGAGGATGACGAAAATTACGATTTCTGGCTCGATGCCCTGGACCGATTGGGAGAAATGCAGGGCCGGGGAGAAATTTTCAAGCAACCGGAGGTGCTGGCCTGGCTGGTTGAGCTTGAGGAGCACCTGAGTGCCGCCGGTACGGTGGGCAAGAGCAACTCGCTTACCAGCCTGGTCCGCAAGATCTACCAGGAACTGCTGGGCGGTGAGCCGGAAGATTACCGCCTGCCGGAAAGCGCCGCCGGGGTCGCGCAAACCCTGATGGCTTTTCAAAACAGCCACCGGCCCGATGATCTCTGGCACCTGGTCACCCCCGACTTCCGCCGCGCCAACGTCTGGCTGCAACTGCGGGATGGCGACAACAAGGTGATGGAACAGACCCTGGCCGACCTGGAGGAGTTCCTGGCCGCCAATCCGCCGCCGGTGGAGCTGCACCACGCCTGGGCCGGCAACACTTACATCAACGTGATCTGGCAGGACAAAATGGTCTACGGCATGCTCTGGGCCTTCCTGGGCAGCTTCGTGGTTATCTTTCTGATGATGACCCTGCTTTTTCGTTCCCCGCTCTGGGGGATGCTGGCCATGGTGCCCATTACCGTGACCGTGGCCTTTATTTACGGCTTGATCGGATTCATCGGCAAGGACTATGATATGCCGGTGGCGGTGCTCTCCTCCCTGACCCTGGGCCTGGCGGTGGACTTCGCCATTCACTTCCTGCAGCGCTCGCGCCAGGCCTACCGGCGCCGGCAGCAGGAGGCCGCAGCCCTGGCGGAGGCAACCCCGGTCTCGGCAACCCCGGCCGCGAAAACAGCACCCGCCGCCACTCCGGAAACCCTGTGGGAAAAGGCCCGCCGGGATGTTTTTGCCGAACCGGCCAGGGCCATCAGCCGCAACGCCATCGTGGTGTCGGTGGGCTTTATGCCGCTGCTGGCCGCCCCCCTGGTGCCTTACAAAACGGTGGGCTTTTTCCTGGCGGCGATCATGGCGGTTTCCGGCCTGGCCACCATGTACATGCTGCCGGCGGCGGTAAAACTGCTTACCAAACAACTTTTCAAGAGGTGA
- a CDS encoding J domain-containing protein encodes MKYDELKTAMEVLGLDDQATLAEIKRRHRELVKRHHPDGKRQQPSAEDQRLIRRINTAYRVITNYVNNYRFSFSREEFYRQNPEARLYDQFDHDPIWGPGGR; translated from the coding sequence ATGAAATACGATGAGTTAAAAACGGCCATGGAGGTGCTGGGTCTTGATGACCAGGCCACCCTTGCGGAAATCAAACGGCGCCACCGGGAACTGGTCAAGCGGCATCATCCCGACGGCAAAAGGCAACAACCTTCGGCCGAGGACCAGCGGCTGATCCGGCGCATCAACACCGCCTACCGGGTAATCACCAACTACGTCAACAATTACCGCTTTTCCTTCAGCCGGGAAGAATTCTACCGGCAAAACCCGGAAGCGCGCCTTTACGACCAGTTCGACCACGATCCCATCTGGGGGCCTGGCGGGCGCTAA
- a CDS encoding polyprenyl synthetase family protein, with the protein MTPEVLKQQLAAAAEQINQVIKDDLAAVTNPRLAAILEHALLAGGKRIRPLLTLLAAQLVQGHKGTENPQAGTATPWQQLAISFEYLHTASLLHDDVIDHAALRRGRETVNTRWDNGSAILAGDFLHARALLLAGRAGGVPCLELIGTATQAMVDSEFIQQEAAASRDWREETYFAVLDGKTAALIAAACEAGGVAAGGNPAQRRALHTYGGNLGRAFQIIDDLLDYLGEPGATGKAVGNDLQEGKMTLPLLIARQRASAEQQAELEAIITAPAQRRREQFTRVRTLLEQTGALAACRQRAEELIAAGDQALAVFAATPQRDLLHALGQYVLQRDR; encoded by the coding sequence ATGACCCCCGAGGTATTGAAGCAGCAACTGGCCGCCGCGGCCGAGCAGATCAACCAGGTGATCAAAGATGATTTGGCTGCGGTGACCAACCCCCGCCTGGCGGCTATTCTGGAGCACGCACTGCTGGCCGGCGGCAAGCGGATCCGGCCCCTGCTGACCCTGCTGGCCGCCCAACTGGTGCAGGGCCACAAGGGGACCGAGAACCCTCAAGCCGGCACGGCCACCCCTTGGCAGCAGTTGGCCATCTCCTTTGAGTACCTGCACACCGCCAGCCTGCTCCACGACGATGTCATCGACCATGCCGCCCTGCGCCGCGGCCGGGAGACGGTCAATACCCGCTGGGACAACGGCAGCGCCATTTTAGCCGGGGATTTTCTCCATGCCCGGGCCCTGCTGCTGGCCGGCCGAGCCGGAGGCGTGCCCTGCCTGGAACTGATCGGCACCGCCACCCAGGCCATGGTGGACTCCGAGTTTATCCAGCAGGAAGCGGCGGCCAGCCGGGACTGGCGGGAAGAAACCTATTTTGCCGTACTCGACGGCAAGACCGCAGCCCTGATCGCCGCCGCCTGCGAAGCCGGCGGGGTTGCCGCCGGCGGCAACCCCGCCCAGCGCCGGGCGCTGCACACTTACGGGGGCAACCTGGGCCGGGCTTTTCAGATCATCGACGACCTGCTGGACTACCTGGGCGAACCCGGCGCCACCGGCAAAGCGGTGGGCAATGATTTGCAGGAGGGCAAAATGACCCTGCCCCTGCTGATTGCCCGGCAACGGGCCAGCGCTGAGCAGCAGGCCGAACTGGAGGCGATTATCACCGCCCCGGCCCAGCGGCGGCGGGAGCAATTTACCCGGGTAAGAACACTGCTGGAGCAGACCGGGGCGCTGGCCGCTTGCCGGCAGCGGGCGGAGGAATTGATTGCCGCCGGCGATCAGGCCCTGGCAGTCTTTGCCGCCACCCCCCAGCGAGACTTGCTGCACGCCCTGGGGCAATACGTGCTGCAAAGGGACCGCTGA
- a CDS encoding PQQ-dependent sugar dehydrogenase, producing MSRIIAVVLILAATGISLFWYNQAGKRVSNLAGTVPAELTEKMVDQDFAVLAANLEIPWSLDFLPDGRILVTERPGRVRLVTPREGLLPEAVLVVEEVLHRGEGGLLGLAVHPEFERTRRVFLYYTYLEGQNPANKVVAYTFTNQVMSDPQTILDRIPGARTHNGGRIKFGPDAKLYITTGDAERPQASQDPASLAGKILRVRDDGSIPEDNPFAGSPVYSYGHRNPQGLAWDEDGRLWATEHGPIGRDEINLIQPGKNYGWPVIRGDEEAAGMVTPVLHSGRETWAPSGADVLGDSMYFAGLRGRTLYQFNLSRDNPVLTAHLTGDFGRLRDVVAGPEGFLYLLTSNRDGRGLAGSDDDLLLVINTRRF from the coding sequence ATGTCCAGGATTATCGCTGTCGTACTTATCCTCGCCGCCACCGGGATCTCGCTGTTCTGGTATAATCAGGCCGGCAAAAGGGTATCCAACCTGGCGGGAACTGTTCCCGCAGAGTTGACGGAAAAAATGGTCGATCAGGACTTTGCCGTGCTCGCTGCCAACCTGGAAATTCCCTGGAGCCTGGATTTCTTGCCGGACGGCCGAATCCTGGTGACGGAAAGACCGGGGCGGGTCAGGCTCGTCACGCCCCGGGAGGGACTGCTACCGGAAGCGGTTCTGGTCGTGGAGGAGGTTCTCCATCGGGGAGAGGGAGGGCTGCTCGGGCTGGCCGTTCATCCCGAATTTGAGCGAACTCGTCGGGTCTTTCTCTACTACACTTATCTTGAGGGCCAAAATCCGGCTAACAAGGTGGTCGCCTATACCTTCACCAATCAGGTTATGTCCGATCCGCAAACGATCCTGGACCGGATCCCCGGCGCCCGGACCCACAACGGCGGCCGCATCAAATTTGGCCCCGACGCCAAGCTCTATATTACCACCGGGGACGCGGAAAGGCCTCAGGCCTCCCAGGATCCCGCCTCTCTGGCGGGCAAGATCCTGCGGGTGCGTGATGATGGCTCCATTCCCGAGGACAATCCTTTTGCCGGCTCACCGGTCTATTCCTACGGCCATCGTAACCCCCAGGGGTTGGCCTGGGATGAGGACGGCCGCCTCTGGGCCACTGAACACGGTCCCATCGGACGGGATGAGATCAATCTGATCCAGCCGGGGAAAAACTATGGCTGGCCCGTCATCAGGGGTGATGAAGAGGCGGCCGGCATGGTTACACCGGTGCTCCACAGCGGCCGGGAAACCTGGGCCCCGTCGGGAGCCGATGTGCTTGGTGATTCGATGTACTTCGCGGGTTTGCGGGGCAGAACCCTTTATCAGTTCAATCTCAGCCGGGATAATCCGGTGCTGACCGCCCACCTAACCGGCGATTTTGGCAGGCTGCGGGATGTGGTTGCGGGCCCGGAAGGATTCCTGTATCTCCTCACCAGCAATCGGGACGGCAGGGGGCTTGCCGGATCGGACGACGATCTTCTGCTGGTGATCAATACGCGGCGATTTTAG
- a CDS encoding inner-membrane translocator produces MRSVTVITVLAAFYLLASVRYFPGQPLETLLATLGHMLQSLPLLAAVTYLVVLVVRKVAGQVPSLFGIARIFLLIALGYEFLFALHHYTTVAGGP; encoded by the coding sequence ATGCGATCGGTTACGGTAATTACCGTCCTGGCGGCTTTTTATTTGCTGGCCTCGGTGCGCTATTTCCCGGGCCAGCCCCTGGAAACTCTGCTGGCCACCTTGGGGCACATGCTGCAATCGCTGCCCTTGCTGGCCGCCGTAACTTACCTGGTGGTGCTGGTGGTGCGCAAGGTGGCGGGCCAGGTTCCTTCCCTTTTCGGGATTGCCCGGATTTTTCTGCTCATCGCCCTGGGTTATGAATTCCTGTTTGCTTTGCACCACTACACCACGGTTGCCGGCGGGCCGTAA
- a CDS encoding ArsR/SmtB family transcription factor produces the protein MNENHIADMAKMLKTMAHPIRLKILCLLQDREMTVGEIHQQVQTTNANVSQHLNILRNQGIIDYRKNANFIVNRISEGRILELIKTMRELFCSEEEHPNN, from the coding sequence ATGAACGAAAATCACATTGCCGATATGGCCAAGATGCTGAAAACCATGGCCCACCCCATCCGCTTGAAAATTCTCTGCCTGCTCCAGGACCGGGAAATGACCGTGGGGGAAATTCACCAGCAGGTCCAGACCACCAACGCCAACGTCAGCCAGCACCTCAACATCCTGCGCAACCAGGGGATCATCGATTACCGCAAAAACGCCAATTTCATTGTTAACCGGATCAGCGAAGGGCGCATCCTGGAGTTGATCAAAACCATGCGCGAGCTCTTCTGCTCGGAAGAAGAGCACCCCAACAACTAA
- a CDS encoding divergent polysaccharide deacetylase family protein — translation MAATPRRKTTATAKRGPTTPKRRPSARAPNRRRSGSQKRLWRPPWRLLLLTMLLLVSLGALAYLVFLHQPQPGDSFRAEPPGVTDSEPDPREERLAAPPDQGFPERGTTAADQAAATTTPTPQPITETRPAPADDPRPRLALIIDDMGYSPEIEEKMLGLDLELTFSFIPFAPQRQQILNRTRAQGRAILLHLPLEALDDKWNKAPGLLATGMSEEEIVTGFTAALNEIPMATGVSNHMGSRFTADRRAMQVLLAQLPRYDLYFLDSLTTPDSVGAEIAAELGIPFLRRDIFIDHHREPEQIRTQIDRLLNIAEKRGWAVGLGHPYPETLRVLQEKEGELNRRVRLVKLDQLVKQHGQP, via the coding sequence ATGGCCGCCACTCCCCGCCGAAAAACCACAGCCACCGCCAAACGGGGCCCCACCACCCCCAAACGCCGTCCCTCGGCCAGAGCCCCGAACCGGCGCCGCTCTGGCTCCCAGAAGCGCCTGTGGCGGCCGCCCTGGCGCCTCCTGCTACTGACCATGCTGCTACTGGTCAGCCTTGGCGCCCTGGCTTACCTGGTTTTTCTCCACCAGCCCCAACCCGGCGACTCTTTCCGGGCCGAGCCGCCGGGGGTGACCGACAGCGAGCCGGACCCCCGGGAGGAAAGACTGGCTGCCCCCCCCGATCAGGGCTTCCCCGAGAGGGGCACCACAGCGGCAGATCAGGCCGCGGCAACCACAACCCCAACCCCGCAGCCGATTACGGAAACCCGACCGGCGCCAGCCGACGACCCCCGCCCTCGCCTGGCCCTGATCATCGACGACATGGGCTACTCCCCGGAGATCGAAGAAAAGATGCTGGGGCTGGACCTGGAGTTGACCTTTTCTTTCATCCCGTTCGCCCCCCAACGACAGCAGATCCTGAACCGCACCCGGGCGCAGGGCCGGGCCATCCTGCTGCATCTGCCCCTGGAAGCCCTGGACGACAAGTGGAATAAAGCCCCGGGCTTGTTGGCCACCGGGATGAGCGAGGAGGAAATTGTCACCGGTTTTACCGCGGCCCTGAACGAGATCCCCATGGCCACCGGGGTCAGCAACCACATGGGATCACGCTTTACCGCCGACCGGCGGGCCATGCAGGTGCTGCTGGCCCAACTGCCCCGCTACGATCTCTACTTTCTCGACAGCCTGACCACCCCGGACAGCGTCGGCGCCGAAATTGCCGCCGAGCTGGGCATCCCTTTTCTGCGCCGGGATATCTTCATCGACCACCACCGTGAACCGGAGCAAATCCGCACCCAAATCGACAGACTGCTGAACATCGCAGAAAAACGGGGGTGGGCGGTGGGACTGGGGCATCCTTACCCGGAAACGCTCCGGGTTTTGCAGGAGAAAGAGGGCGAGCTTAACCGGCGGGTGCGCCTGGTCAAGCTGGACCAGCTGGTCAAACAGCACGGCCAACCCTGA
- a CDS encoding universal stress protein yields the protein MDDVRKILVPVDFSANSCKILALAASLANRFKAELAVVFVVQSFDDYSGFFVPHEPISQFEEEMIRNAEEKMQSFVQECLPAGTPVQTRVLTGDVAASIIEHAAQTGVDLIVIGTHGYRGLERVLFGSVAEKVIKRADCPVISINPYRS from the coding sequence ATGGACGACGTTCGTAAAATTCTGGTACCGGTGGATTTTTCCGCCAACTCGTGCAAAATCCTCGCCCTGGCCGCTTCGCTGGCCAATCGTTTCAAGGCGGAACTGGCGGTGGTTTTTGTGGTTCAGAGCTTCGATGACTACTCCGGTTTTTTCGTTCCCCATGAGCCCATCTCCCAGTTTGAAGAGGAGATGATCCGCAACGCCGAAGAGAAGATGCAGAGCTTCGTCCAGGAGTGCCTGCCGGCCGGAACACCGGTGCAGACCAGGGTGCTCACCGGTGATGTGGCTGCAAGCATCATCGAACATGCCGCCCAAACCGGGGTGGACCTGATTGTCATCGGCACCCACGGTTATCGCGGCCTGGAACGGGTACTGTTCGGCAGCGTGGCGGAGAAGGTGATCAAGCGGGCCGATTGTCCGGTGATCAGCATCAACCCCTACCGCTCGTAA
- a CDS encoding outer membrane lipoprotein-sorting protein, which produces MTLRIFRLCSLALLLLLFGWAGPALAMPVEEIVERANLASYYAGSDGRSEVQMTITDAQGRERQRQFVILRLNLEEGGRQLYYVYFERPADVRRMVFMVHKYLDRDDDRWLFLPDLDLVRRIAAADKRSSFAGSHFLYEDVSGRAPTEDRHELAEETAEHYILDVTPLDPATVEFSRYRVWIDKESFLPIKAEYHDRSDNIYRVVEALEIEEIDGFPTVVKSRVRDLEGGGETVMAFANVRYDIGLDESLFTERFLRRPPREVRR; this is translated from the coding sequence ATGACTTTACGAATTTTCAGGCTTTGTAGCCTGGCTTTGCTGCTGCTGTTGTTCGGCTGGGCCGGCCCGGCCCTGGCCATGCCAGTGGAGGAAATCGTCGAGCGGGCCAACCTGGCTTCCTATTATGCCGGCAGCGACGGCCGCTCCGAGGTGCAGATGACCATCACCGACGCCCAGGGCCGGGAACGGCAACGGCAGTTCGTGATCCTGCGGCTTAACTTGGAAGAAGGGGGGCGCCAGCTCTACTACGTCTACTTCGAGCGGCCCGCCGATGTCCGCCGCATGGTCTTCATGGTCCACAAATACCTGGACCGCGACGACGACCGCTGGCTCTTTCTGCCCGATCTCGACCTGGTGCGCCGAATTGCCGCCGCCGACAAGCGCAGCAGCTTCGCCGGCTCCCACTTCCTCTACGAGGACGTCTCCGGCCGGGCTCCCACCGAAGACCGCCACGAGCTGGCGGAAGAAACCGCGGAACATTACATCCTGGATGTCACCCCCCTCGATCCGGCGACGGTGGAGTTCTCCCGCTACCGGGTGTGGATCGACAAGGAAAGTTTCCTGCCGATCAAGGCGGAATACCATGACCGCAGCGACAACATCTACCGGGTGGTGGAGGCCTTGGAGATCGAAGAGATCGACGGCTTTCCCACCGTGGTGAAATCCCGGGTAAGAGACCTGGAGGGAGGCGGTGAAACGGTGATGGCGTTTGCCAACGTGCGCTACGACATCGGCCTGGACGAGTCCCTGTTCACCGAGCGTTTCCTGCGGCGGCCGCCACGGGAAGTGCGCCGGTAA
- a CDS encoding ATP-dependent DNA helicase, protein MKKYDLSPPHNQAEAAAGLEFRLPAAGEDCQALCSTGPAMEEIFAAGGLLSRELPGFEPREGQLAMARAVAATLNGNEPSPGGAPEQPAAAHGGRLVLAEAGTGTGKTLAYLVPAVLSGRKVVISTNTINLQEQILAKEIPFIRRHLAPGLKALCVKGRQNYLCLYRWHQLQINPQGRLFSKGVSDQDEQNLETIAAWLNETGTGDRGELRGLADDSPLWAGISAAAGHCLGSSCPHGADCFITRLRQRAARSQLLIVNHHLFFSDLAVRRFGHAEVLPRYEAVIFDEAHHLENIATRHFGLALSHYQIIDLVRDLEGMAEARLRERDRAGVVQAVRALAAEASLFLDFFPARRGRFPLRELIAAEPRWPELCSTLETAFAAVIRPLEKLAGCEEIWGPVLRRCQDLLATFKTITSPPQLAVPSVGAAPGGHDAMPQPPRDADGLATTAETPGRPSPPAPVAADSAIYWYERREKTVQLAVSPIDVAGHLQEHLYRQVKAAVFTSATLRTGNDFRYVKARLGLPADCPALDLATPFDYAGRTLLYVPDQDFPAPNEAAYPARARQLMREIIGHSRGRALLLFTSVNAMHQAAAELAGKVPYPVLVQGEAPRSALLEEFRSRTRSVLLAVASFWEGVDVPGESLSCVIIDKLPFEVPSDPVIMARVDKIRAEGGNPFFDFQVPRAVLTLRQGVGRLLRSNADQGVLAILDVRLFSKGYGRTFLKSLPPSPLSRELAAVKKFFSREKP, encoded by the coding sequence ATGAAAAAATATGATCTAAGCCCACCCCATAACCAGGCAGAAGCCGCCGCCGGACTCGAATTCAGGCTACCAGCGGCCGGAGAAGATTGTCAAGCGCTATGCTCCACCGGTCCTGCCATGGAAGAAATATTTGCCGCCGGCGGCCTGCTTTCCCGTGAGCTACCCGGTTTTGAGCCGCGAGAGGGGCAGCTGGCCATGGCCAGGGCGGTGGCCGCTACCCTTAACGGCAACGAGCCCTCTCCCGGCGGCGCCCCCGAGCAACCTGCGGCGGCCCATGGCGGCCGCCTGGTGCTGGCCGAGGCCGGCACCGGCACCGGTAAAACCCTGGCTTACCTGGTGCCCGCCGTGCTCTCCGGCCGCAAGGTGGTGATTTCCACCAACACCATCAACCTGCAGGAACAGATCCTGGCCAAGGAAATTCCCTTTATCCGCCGGCACCTGGCGCCGGGGCTCAAGGCGCTCTGCGTTAAAGGACGGCAGAATTACCTTTGCCTTTACCGCTGGCACCAGTTGCAGATCAACCCCCAGGGCCGACTGTTCAGCAAGGGGGTAAGCGACCAGGACGAACAGAACCTGGAGACCATCGCGGCCTGGCTCAATGAAACCGGCACCGGCGACCGGGGCGAGCTGCGCGGTCTGGCCGACGACTCACCGCTCTGGGCCGGAATCAGTGCCGCCGCCGGCCACTGCCTGGGCTCATCCTGCCCCCACGGCGCCGACTGCTTCATCACCCGTCTGCGGCAGCGGGCGGCCCGGTCCCAGTTGCTGATCGTCAACCATCACCTCTTTTTTTCCGATCTGGCCGTGCGCCGCTTCGGCCATGCCGAAGTGCTGCCCCGTTATGAGGCGGTGATTTTTGACGAGGCCCATCACCTGGAAAACATCGCCACCCGGCATTTCGGGCTGGCCCTCAGCCATTACCAGATCATCGACCTGGTTCGCGACCTGGAAGGAATGGCCGAGGCCCGGCTGCGGGAAAGGGACCGGGCCGGGGTGGTGCAAGCCGTCCGGGCCCTGGCCGCCGAGGCCTCCCTTTTCCTCGACTTCTTCCCGGCCCGCCGGGGCCGCTTTCCACTGCGGGAGCTGATCGCCGCCGAGCCTCGCTGGCCGGAACTTTGCAGCACCCTGGAAACCGCCTTTGCCGCCGTCATTCGGCCGCTGGAGAAACTGGCCGGCTGCGAGGAGATCTGGGGCCCGGTGCTGCGGCGCTGTCAGGATCTGCTGGCCACCTTCAAAACCATCACCAGCCCTCCCCAACTGGCGGTGCCGTCTGTCGGCGCCGCACCAGGCGGTCATGACGCCATGCCTCAGCCCCCCCGGGACGCCGACGGCCTGGCTACCACTGCGGAGACGCCCGGCCGGCCGTCGCCCCCGGCGCCGGTGGCCGCCGACTCCGCCATCTACTGGTATGAGCGGCGGGAAAAAACGGTGCAACTGGCCGTCTCCCCCATCGACGTGGCCGGGCATTTGCAGGAGCACCTGTACCGCCAGGTTAAGGCGGCGGTCTTCACCTCCGCCACCCTGCGCACCGGTAACGATTTCCGCTACGTCAAGGCCCGCCTCGGTCTGCCGGCGGACTGCCCGGCCCTGGACCTGGCCACCCCCTTCGACTATGCCGGCCGCACCCTGCTTTACGTGCCGGACCAGGATTTTCCCGCCCCCAACGAAGCGGCCTACCCGGCGCGGGCCCGGCAATTGATGCGGGAGATCATCGGCCACTCCCGGGGGCGCGCCCTGCTGCTGTTTACCAGCGTCAACGCCATGCACCAAGCCGCCGCCGAGCTGGCCGGCAAGGTTCCCTATCCGGTGCTGGTGCAGGGTGAGGCCCCGCGTTCGGCGCTGCTGGAGGAATTCCGCAGCCGTACCCGGTCGGTGCTGCTGGCGGTGGCCAGCTTCTGGGAGGGGGTGGATGTGCCGGGGGAATCGCTGAGCTGCGTGATCATCGATAAACTGCCCTTTGAGGTTCCCAGCGATCCTGTTATTATGGCCCGGGTGGACAAGATCAGGGCCGAGGGCGGCAACCCCTTTTTCGATTTCCAGGTACCCCGGGCGGTGCTGACCCTGCGCCAGGGCGTCGGCCGCCTGTTGCGCTCCAACGCCGACCAGGGCGTGCTGGCCATCCTCGATGTAAGACTGTTCAGCAAAGGTTACGGCCGTACTTTTCTCAAAAGCCTGCCCCCCAGTCCCTTAAGCCGGGAGTTGGCGGCGGTAAAAAAATTTTTCAGCCGGGAGAAACCATGA